One genomic region from Fusobacterium sp. DD2 encodes:
- a CDS encoding GTP-binding protein: MNLITISGPPSSGKTSLILKTAESFKRRGIKVGVVKFDCLYTDDDKLYEKNGIPVKKGLSGSLCPDHFFVSNIEEVVKWGIAENLDILITESAGLCNRCSPYIKDIKAVCVIDNLSGINTPKKIGPMIKMADIVVITKGDIVSQAEREVFASRVMSVNPKAVIMHVNGLNGQGAYEFGMLLCDNVEEIRSIKGKELRFPMPSALCSYCLGETRIGEEHQMGNVRKMNLGCECKGAKDEK; the protein is encoded by the coding sequence ATGAATTTAATAACAATATCAGGACCACCATCTTCAGGAAAGACATCTCTTATATTAAAAACGGCAGAGAGTTTTAAAAGAAGAGGAATAAAGGTTGGAGTAGTGAAATTTGACTGTCTGTATACAGATGATGATAAATTGTATGAGAAAAATGGAATACCTGTAAAAAAAGGTCTTTCAGGATCTTTATGTCCTGACCACTTCTTTGTAAGTAACATAGAAGAGGTTGTAAAATGGGGGATAGCAGAAAATCTGGATATTTTAATAACAGAAAGTGCAGGACTTTGTAACAGATGTTCTCCCTATATAAAGGATATAAAAGCTGTGTGTGTAATTGATAATTTAAGTGGAATAAATACACCTAAGAAGATAGGACCTATGATAAAAATGGCGGATATAGTAGTAATTACAAAGGGAGATATAGTATCTCAGGCAGAGCGTGAGGTCTTTGCTTCAAGAGTTATGTCTGTAAATCCTAAAGCAGTTATAATGCATGTGAATGGATTAAATGGACAGGGAGCTTATGAGTTTGGAATGCTTTTATGTGATAATGTTGAAGAGATAAGAAGTATAAAAGGAAAAGAACTAAGATTTCCTATGCCATCAGCACTTTGTTCATATTGCTTAGGAGAGACACGTATTGGTGAAGAGCATCAGATGGGAAATGTAAGAAAGATGAATTTAGGTTGTGAGTGTAAGGGGGCAAAAGATGAAAAATAG